A stretch of the Streptomyces sp. NBC_01428 genome encodes the following:
- a CDS encoding sensor histidine kinase, with translation MTGERWAGHRLTVQGWFRLVLGLMALLVLVGAVIGAVMLQQTATVTDQMLRDIKPAQTEAYRLQASLVNQETGVRGYAIAADRQFLDPYQQGKKDEARAAGRVRSLVGDRPALVADLATVEKRADTWRRTYAEPLVARVTPGEPRTIDRASAERGKKAFDEIRKAAAKQNAGLAAAVDDGQRRLDHSRKVRDAVLIGMVVAFLLAGVALTFLVRLLVARPLEALQTATRRVARGEFDHAITGGGPVDLRAVAADVEGMRRRIVDELDSSREQRDILARQTADLDAQAVELRRSNAELEQFAYVASHDLQEPLRKVASFCQLLERRYGDQLDDRAKQYIDFAVDGAKRMQVLINDLLTFSRVGRVNDARLPVDLGLGLTKALANLDSAITESGASVDRPDELPEIVGDPTLLAMLWQNLIGNAVKFRRPDRAPHVRITCERDPDDSGAWRLSVTDNGIGIPGEFEEKVFVIFQRLHSRDSYGGTGIGLALCKKIVEYHGGRIWLDTSHTDGTRFCFTLPAAQPADGTPPHSEDKALI, from the coding sequence ATGACCGGCGAGCGGTGGGCCGGACACCGGCTGACGGTGCAGGGCTGGTTCCGGCTCGTGCTCGGCCTGATGGCCCTGCTGGTGCTCGTGGGCGCCGTGATCGGCGCGGTGATGCTCCAGCAGACGGCCACGGTCACCGACCAGATGCTGCGGGACATCAAGCCCGCGCAGACCGAGGCGTACCGGTTGCAGGCTTCCCTCGTCAACCAGGAGACCGGTGTCCGCGGCTACGCCATCGCGGCCGACCGCCAGTTCCTCGACCCCTACCAGCAGGGCAAGAAGGACGAGGCGCGGGCCGCCGGCCGGGTCCGTAGCCTGGTCGGCGACCGCCCCGCACTCGTCGCCGACCTCGCCACGGTCGAGAAGCGGGCCGACACCTGGCGGCGCACCTACGCCGAGCCCCTCGTCGCCCGCGTCACGCCGGGCGAGCCGCGCACCATCGACCGTGCGTCCGCCGAACGCGGCAAGAAGGCCTTCGACGAGATCCGCAAGGCCGCGGCCAAGCAGAACGCCGGACTCGCGGCGGCGGTCGACGACGGTCAGCGGCGACTCGACCACTCCCGCAAGGTCCGCGACGCCGTGCTCATCGGCATGGTCGTGGCCTTCCTGCTGGCCGGGGTGGCCCTCACGTTCCTCGTACGGCTCCTGGTCGCGCGACCGCTGGAAGCGCTGCAGACCGCCACCCGCAGGGTGGCGCGCGGCGAGTTCGACCACGCCATCACCGGCGGCGGTCCGGTGGACCTGCGGGCGGTGGCGGCGGACGTCGAGGGCATGCGCCGGCGGATCGTCGACGAACTGGACTCCTCGCGCGAGCAGCGCGACATCCTGGCCCGGCAGACCGCGGATCTGGACGCCCAGGCCGTCGAGCTGCGCCGCTCCAACGCGGAACTCGAACAGTTCGCCTACGTCGCCTCGCACGACCTCCAGGAACCCCTCCGCAAGGTGGCCTCCTTCTGCCAGCTGCTGGAGCGGCGCTACGGCGACCAGCTGGACGACCGCGCCAAGCAGTACATCGACTTCGCCGTCGACGGTGCCAAACGCATGCAGGTCCTCATCAACGACCTGCTCACGTTCTCCCGCGTGGGCCGGGTCAACGACGCCCGCCTCCCGGTCGACCTGGGCCTCGGCCTCACCAAGGCGCTGGCCAACCTGGACAGCGCGATCACCGAGAGCGGCGCGAGCGTCGACCGGCCGGACGAACTGCCCGAGATCGTCGGGGACCCGACCCTCCTGGCGATGCTCTGGCAGAACCTCATCGGCAACGCCGTCAAGTTCCGTCGCCCCGACCGCGCACCGCACGTCCGGATCACCTGCGAGCGCGATCCGGACGACTCCGGCGCCTGGCGCCTGAGCGTCACGGACAATGGAATCGGCATCCCCGGCGAGTTCGAGGAGAAGGTCTTCGTCATCTTCCAGCGGCTGCACAGCCGCGACTCGTACGGCGGCACCGGCATCGGCCTCGCGCTGTGCAAGAAGATCGTCGAGTACCACGGCGGCCGCATCTGGCTCGACACCAGTCACACCGATGGCACACGCTTCTGCTTCACCCTGCCCGCCGCCCAGCCGGCGGACGGCACTCCCCCGCACTCCGAGGACAAGGCCCTTATATGA
- a CDS encoding PP2C family protein-serine/threonine phosphatase, with protein MTSQPGAAGVVSPALDRAAAWGVEQPSVLLVEDDAGDALLVEELVADSALGMRLRWVRSMAEACDVLASEVPDCVLLDLHLPDAQGLEAVSRIRERAENVAIVVLTGLAEEGTGLAAVTAGAQDYLVKGRVEPELFGRAVRYAIQRKQAEQNAVALQASQMQARENARLERGLLPRPLLRGDDVEVVTRYRPGRAHALLGGDFYDIVQSADGTVHAMIGDVSGHGPDEAALGVALRIAWRTLVLSGVTGADQVGRLEEILLAERAKAGVFATLVILSIGPGERRVRMVRAGHPGALLVGDEGVEWVEVRGGPALGIVPGGARWPVEELTVPEGAAIVLFTDGLFEGRVGRGIERLGEEGLLDVARELAALAPAPFVDGLIERAERLAEHQGGLADDVAVLYLRWR; from the coding sequence ATGACGTCGCAGCCAGGGGCTGCCGGCGTGGTTTCTCCCGCGCTGGACCGTGCAGCGGCCTGGGGGGTGGAACAGCCGTCGGTCCTCCTCGTCGAGGACGACGCCGGTGACGCCCTGCTCGTGGAGGAACTGGTCGCCGACAGCGCGCTCGGGATGCGGCTGCGATGGGTGCGGTCGATGGCCGAGGCCTGCGACGTGCTCGCCTCCGAGGTACCGGACTGCGTGCTGCTCGACCTGCACCTGCCGGACGCCCAGGGTCTCGAAGCCGTGTCCCGGATCCGTGAGCGGGCCGAGAACGTCGCCATCGTGGTCCTCACCGGTCTCGCCGAGGAAGGGACCGGGCTCGCCGCTGTCACCGCGGGCGCGCAAGACTACCTGGTCAAGGGCCGCGTCGAGCCGGAACTCTTCGGACGTGCGGTCCGCTACGCGATCCAGCGCAAGCAGGCCGAGCAGAACGCCGTGGCATTGCAGGCTAGCCAGATGCAGGCGCGGGAGAACGCGCGCCTGGAGCGCGGGCTGCTGCCGCGCCCGCTGCTCCGCGGCGACGACGTCGAAGTCGTCACCCGCTACCGTCCCGGCCGCGCGCACGCCCTGCTCGGCGGTGATTTCTACGACATCGTGCAGAGCGCCGACGGCACCGTGCACGCGATGATCGGCGACGTCTCCGGACACGGTCCGGACGAGGCCGCGCTCGGCGTGGCGCTGCGAATAGCGTGGCGCACCCTCGTGCTCAGCGGCGTCACCGGCGCCGACCAGGTGGGCCGCCTGGAGGAGATCCTCCTGGCCGAGCGGGCCAAGGCGGGAGTCTTCGCCACCCTGGTCATCCTCTCGATCGGTCCCGGTGAGCGCCGCGTCCGCATGGTGCGGGCAGGTCATCCCGGAGCGCTGCTGGTCGGCGACGAGGGCGTCGAGTGGGTGGAGGTCCGGGGAGGGCCCGCCCTCGGGATCGTTCCCGGAGGGGCCCGCTGGCCCGTGGAGGAACTGACCGTCCCCGAGGGCGCCGCGATCGTCCTGTTCACCGACGGGCTGTTCGAAGGGCGCGTCGGACGCGGCATCGAGCGCCTGGGCGAAGAGGGGCTGCTGGATGTCGCGCGTGAGCTGGCCGCTCTCGCCCCGGCCCCCTTCGTCGACGGCCTGATCGAGCGCGCCGAACGGCTCGCCGAGCACCAGGGCGGCCTGGCAGACGACGTCGCCGTGCTCTACCTGCGCTGGCGGTGA
- a CDS encoding response regulator, with protein sequence MTTPSGTPIDVLLVEDDPGDELMTREAFEDNKIGNTLHVVRDGEEALDFLYKRGAHTGAPQPDLILLDLNLPKYDGRQVLEEIKSDPALSHIPVVVLTTSAAEEDILRSYKLHANAYVTKPVDLDQFIAAVRQIDDFFVQVVRLPRHNG encoded by the coding sequence ATGACGACTCCCTCAGGCACTCCCATCGACGTCCTCCTCGTCGAGGACGACCCGGGCGACGAGCTGATGACCCGGGAGGCGTTCGAGGACAACAAGATCGGCAACACCCTGCACGTCGTCCGGGACGGCGAGGAGGCGCTCGACTTCCTCTACAAGCGCGGCGCCCACACCGGAGCCCCGCAGCCCGACCTGATCCTGCTCGACCTCAACCTGCCCAAGTACGACGGCCGGCAGGTCCTGGAGGAGATCAAGTCGGACCCGGCGCTCTCGCACATCCCGGTCGTGGTCCTCACCACCTCGGCGGCGGAGGAGGACATCCTGCGCAGCTACAAGCTCCACGCCAACGCCTATGTCACCAAGCCGGTCGACCTGGACCAGTTCATCGCCGCCGTACGCCAGATCGACGACTTCTTCGTCCAGGTGGTCCGCCTGCCACGCCACAACGGCTGA